In Chloroflexota bacterium, the following are encoded in one genomic region:
- a CDS encoding glycosyltransferase family 39 protein — protein MRLIPRTRDAAWVTPALALVLAGTGVLYLWGLDASGWANAYYSAAAQAGSENWLAMLFGALDAGNAISIDKTPASVWVMALSVRMFGMSSWSVLAPQALMGVGSVWLLYLTVRRSFGPIAGLVAGTFLALTPVAVLMFRFNNPDALLVLLLVGSVYATTRALETASTRWLVAAGVAVGLAFLTKMLQGFLIVPALAGVYLVAAPTTLRRRLWQVAAAGVAVLVSAGWYIALVELLPPDARPYVGGSQTNSLIELMLGYNGLGRLSGDEIGRVGGGGGFGAGAGLLRLFQGETATEASWLLPAALVALGGLLLWRRGTPRTDMARAHVLLWGGWLVGTGLVFSLMQGIFHEYYTVALAPAIAALVGIGAGTAWRRRSQAGSLIVAAATVGVSAVWAAVLLWNSPSWMPWLAWAVIAAGTFAVAALLLAIVDFRRATRRIALLASLGALLLGPGVASVATAAEPHTGAIPTAAPRAETGAGQFGGGGGFGFGGNDGGAFSPPGRGFGGGFGGGGGGLGGLLDAGAADPELIDLLETDADGFRWAAATTGANNAAGLALSSGTSVLSIGGFNGTDPYPTLAQFQAYVADGAIHYYVAGGDASGFRGASGGSDVAAQIAEWVNTTFPAMTVGGVAVYDLTTPLG, from the coding sequence ATGCGACTGATTCCTCGGACTCGCGATGCCGCGTGGGTCACCCCTGCGCTGGCCCTCGTCCTGGCAGGAACCGGAGTGCTGTACCTGTGGGGGCTGGATGCATCGGGCTGGGCGAACGCCTACTACTCCGCTGCTGCCCAGGCAGGCTCGGAGAACTGGCTGGCGATGCTGTTCGGGGCGCTGGACGCTGGAAACGCGATCAGCATCGACAAGACCCCCGCTTCGGTGTGGGTCATGGCCCTCAGCGTCCGGATGTTCGGCATGAGCTCGTGGAGCGTGCTCGCGCCCCAAGCGCTGATGGGCGTCGGCTCCGTTTGGCTCCTGTATCTGACCGTCCGGCGAAGTTTCGGTCCGATCGCCGGGCTCGTAGCCGGCACCTTCCTCGCCCTTACCCCGGTGGCGGTTCTCATGTTCCGGTTCAACAACCCGGACGCTTTGCTCGTCCTCCTGCTGGTCGGATCGGTCTACGCCACCACGCGAGCGCTGGAGACCGCTTCGACCCGCTGGCTGGTCGCGGCTGGAGTGGCGGTCGGGCTCGCATTCCTGACAAAGATGCTGCAGGGCTTCCTGATCGTCCCCGCCCTGGCCGGCGTCTATCTCGTAGCCGCTCCAACCACCCTCCGACGCAGGCTGTGGCAGGTCGCTGCCGCAGGCGTAGCAGTTCTGGTCTCGGCCGGCTGGTACATAGCCCTGGTGGAGCTCTTGCCGCCCGACGCACGCCCATATGTTGGTGGATCACAGACGAACAGTCTCATCGAGCTGATGCTCGGCTATAACGGCCTCGGGCGCCTGTCCGGAGATGAGATCGGACGCGTCGGAGGAGGCGGAGGGTTCGGCGCCGGTGCCGGGCTGCTCAGACTGTTCCAAGGCGAAACGGCCACCGAAGCCAGCTGGCTCCTACCGGCGGCGCTGGTGGCGCTGGGCGGCCTGCTGTTGTGGAGGCGCGGCACGCCCCGCACCGACATGGCCCGCGCCCATGTGCTGCTCTGGGGCGGGTGGCTAGTCGGGACCGGATTGGTTTTCAGCCTGATGCAGGGCATCTTCCATGAGTACTACACCGTTGCCTTGGCGCCGGCGATCGCCGCCCTCGTCGGCATCGGGGCCGGAACCGCCTGGCGTCGACGATCGCAAGCGGGGTCACTCATTGTTGCGGCGGCAACCGTCGGCGTGTCGGCGGTTTGGGCTGCCGTCCTGTTGTGGAACAGCCCCAGTTGGATGCCCTGGCTGGCCTGGGCGGTAATCGCCGCCGGTACCTTCGCCGTTGCGGCGTTGCTGCTCGCCATCGTCGATTTCAGGAGGGCGACGCGACGGATCGCCCTTCTTGCATCCCTGGGCGCCCTGCTGCTAGGCCCGGGGGTCGCATCGGTCGCCACCGCCGCCGAGCCGCACACCGGCGCCATCCCAACGGCGGCACCGCGCGCAGAAACTGGGGCCGGCCAGTTCGGTGGCGGCGGAGGCTTCGGGTTCGGCGGAAACGACGGCGGCGCATTCAGCCCGCCAGGTCGTGGGTTCGGCGGCGGCTTCGGCGGTGGTGGTGGCGGGTTGGGCGGCCTCTTGGATGCCGGTGCGGCGGACCCTGAGCTGATCGACCTGTTGGAGACGGACGCCGACGGGTTCCGATGGGCCGCCGCCACGACCGGAGCCAATAACGCCGCCGGCCTGGCGTTGTCAAGTGGGACTTCGGTGTTGAGCATCGGCGGCTTCAACGGGACCGACCCCTACCCCACGCTTGCGCAATTCCAGGCCTATGTGGCCGACGGGGCGATCCACTACTACGTGGCTGGTGGGGACGCAAGTGGATTCCGCGGCGCCAGCGGCGGTTCAGATGTAGCGGCGCAGATCGCGGAGTGGGTCAATACCACGTTCCCGGCGATGACCGTCGGCGGCGTGGCCGTCTACGACCTCACGACTCCGCTCGGATGA